The sequence below is a genomic window from Leisingera sp. M658.
AGTTCGCGTTCAAGGATCATGCCGTCGCAATTTCCGGGGTCTGAACTGGGCATACTGCTGCATCACGTTTTTGCGTTGTTGGCTCCGAATGCCAGGCACAAGGAACGCAGCCGGTTATAGCCGGCCCGCAGATCTGCCGGAACCGGCAAACGCCGCCAGCACCCGCCAAAGGGTCCGGCAGCTGATATTCCCGCAACAGACCGGCGTGCGTATAACGTGGACGCACAGGCGCATCGGCGTTTTAACAAATTTTCAGGTGTAATTTGGTGCGGTCGAGAAGACTCGAACTTCCACTCCGGTTAAGGAACAGCGACCTCAACGCTGCGCGTCTACCAATTCCGCCACGACCGCACTGTCTTAGGCTTGGTGTCGAGGCGTATAGACCAGCCCGGATGCGATGTGAAGCTGAAAATCATCTTTTTTGAACAGAATATGCGCCCCGGCAGGCCACGCAGCATAAGCGTTGGAAAACAGCCGGGTATCCGGCTGCCTCCGGTTTCTCAGCACCCCTTGGGAGCAGCCTCAGTTGTCCTGGGCTGCCAGCTGGCGGCGCAGCACCATCTCGCCCGACATCTGGTCATAATAAGCCGGGAACTGATTGTGATTCACGGTGGCGGCCAGATCCTGCACATCCCGGCGCACCTGTTTGGCAAGCTGGTGCAGCGTCATGCCCGGCTGGTTCAGGCGCGACAGCAGCGCGCGGGTGAACACCGAATTCGGATTGGCGTCATTGTCCGACAGCCGGTCCAGCGCGGTTTGCCCTGCCCCGGCGGAATACAGAATAAAGGCGCCCTCCGGCGGTTCCATCCGCACCAGGCCGCGGGTGCCGCCGACCGAACGCTGGCCGTCCTTCGGGAACGGATTGTTGCGGCAGGCGTCCAGGATCATGATAGTAGACCGCGCGCCCTTGCGCTGAAAGGTGCCAAGCACCCGGTCGGCGGCAATGCTTTCCCCGGTCAGGAAGCTTTCATCGCCGAAATTCACCATCGGCACATCAGAAGGCAGCAAGTAATTGCGCCCGTCGACCTCAACCCCGTGGCCGGCAAAGTAGAACAGAACTTCATCCCCCGGCTTGATCTGGTTGGCAAAGGCCGAGACCGCGCTGTTGATGTCGCGGCGGCCTGCGTCGTACAGCGTGGTCACCTCAAATCCGAGCGCCCCAAGCGTATTGCTGACCGCCAGGGCATCATTGCGCGCCTTTTGCAAGGCGGCGAGGTTCTGGTAGCCGTCGACACCGATCACCAATGCGCGGCGGCTGATCAGCGGTGCGGCACTATCGTTTTGCGGCAACAGGACCGGTGTTGCAGCGGTGCCGCTGCCCTGGATAACCGCGCCGTTCTGGATCAGCGCCTGCCCCTGTGCAGCGGCCATTACCTGCCCCTGCTGCACGAACTGGCCCTGCTGCTGGCCTGGCGGCACAAATTGGCCTTGCACTTGTGACCGCGGCACGAACTGCCCTTGCTGGCCCTGAAACTGAGGCTGCTGCGGAATTCCGTATGTCTGGGCGGTGGCTGCAAACCCCATCTGCTGCTGGCCGTATTGCTGCTGCGCGCTCTGCCCGTACTGCTGCGGCACGCCATAGGTGCCGGTGCTGTTCCCGGCCATGGCGGCCTGGGGCAGGCCATAGGGCTGCTGCGGCTGAGGTTGCGGCGCCATCCGCTCGGCCAGGTAGATCTTCAGCAGCCCGCGCGGCCCGTCGGGATGTGCCATCGCCTGCTGGCTGGCGAGATAGCCGCTGGTTTGCGCCCGCTGGAATGAGCTGATCAGCAGATCTTTTTCGAAATCATTCAGCTGCCCGCTGACCGGATAGCCAAGGTAAGCCTGATAGGTGGAAACAGCCTCGCGCGTTTTACGGCCCAGCTGCCCGTCAACTGCGCCTGCAGGGAAGCCGAAGTAATTCAGCGATTCCTGAATTTGGCGGCCTTCCTGCGTGGACGGCAACCGGGAACGCCGGGGCGCCTTGCCCCCCGAGCGCCGCTGATTCTTGGACAGAGCGCCGCCGATGATACCGCCAAGGATGGCACCGGCAGCAAAGTCGCCCGCATCAGCAGAAACACGGGCAGCCGGCGTCAACGCCAGCGAAGAACAGATAATGAATTTGGAAAGCAGCTTGAATCGCATAAACAACCCCTAAGACAATGCACTTTTTGATTGCATCAATTGCATTCAAGACCGCGCGGTGTCAAAGGCAGAAATCCAGCATTTAATGGAAAAACCCGGCCACAGCTGCCAGGACGCCCCAGGGTACTGGCAGTAAAGAAATTCTACGCAAAAAAGTGGCCGGCAATTCTGCCGGCCACTTGCATTCAACAGCTGCGGCAAACAGCGGTCAGTCAGTGGAGAACGACGGCAGGGCCGTACTGCCGGAGGCCTGCACCGGCTGCACCCGGCCGCCTGCCAGCTTGGCCGAAGCAGTCTTGATCAGCTCTGCCCGCTCTGGCTGTCCGGGGGCAAAAACAGGTGCCGCGCCGCCTTCCAGCGAGATCACGGCCATGCCGTACCAGTCCTGCGCCCGCTCTGCCGTAACCGGCGCGCCAAAGCCCAGCGCCAGATGGTGGCCGATCAGCTCAGCATAGGGGCGCTGGCCGGTGCCGGTCAGGATCAGCGCAGCACCCAGCGCCACGTCCATGTCATCGCGGCGGTAGCCGGAGAACAGACAGATCCCGGCGGTATTGGCCAGCTGCTCCAGCGACATGCCGGATTGCAGCACGAACTTCTGCACATCACCCATCACTTCACCGCTGCCCGCGGTTCCCAGTTTGGCCAGGAAGGGCTGCACAGCCGGGCCGAATGCATCGCATTGGCTGTCGATCTGTGCTTGCGAAACACCCTGAACCTTGCCGGCCCGGGTCTCGCCCGCGTTGATGGCATAGGTGCGGGCCAGACAGAATTGTTCGCCCAGCGCCAGCTCCGGATCGGTCATGCTTGCCGCCGTCATGAAGCCGCCGTTGGAGCTGGTCAGCAGGCTGACCTTGCTGCAATAGCTGGTGAGCGAGGCGCTTTGCGCCGGCTGGTCAAACAGGGTGATGCCGCCCAGCGAGGCGCTTTCCTGCCCGGCAAAGGCTGTCACTGTGCTGCGGTTTTGCTGCGCCGCTTGGACCGGAGCGGTTTCACCCGTATCCGCCATCCTGCAGGTGCCCTGATGGCAGGCAAAACTGGCGGGTGTCACGCCACGCGCCAAGAAGTCATTGCGCTGATAGCCTTGCGGGGTGGAGGCAAACACCATCACCGAGCAATTCGAAGCACCGCACCAGAAGGAGGAGCCGGAGACCGAAGTGTCGAGCACATAATCGTTCCGGCCATCGCCGTTCAGATCCGCCAGCTGCATGAAACCGGTGCGCTGCAGCAGCTGTTCCCCGGTCGGCTCGGAGCTGGCGGCGATTTCATCCACCGCATGGCTGACTTCGGACGGCAACCCGCCGTAGCCGCCGTAACCGCTCCCTGCGGTCCTGACGCCCGCGGCTTCATCCCGCCAGCTGTGCAGCAATCCCCGCACTCCGTTGGGGCCTTGCATCGCCTTGATCACCTGCGGGCCGCCGATTTGCGCCCGGCTGTAGGAACTAACCAGGAAATTACGCTCATACGGGGCCAGATAGCCGGTGGCCGGATAGCCCATGTGAACCTGATACTGGGAAACGGCTGCACGGGACCGCCTGCCCAGCACCCCGTCCGGCGTGCCGGAATGGAAACCGAAGTAATTCAAGGCAACCTGGGTTTCACGGTTCTGCGCCCTGGTGGCGGAACTTGCCGGCGCCCGGCGGTAGGTGGTGGCGCGGCGCTGGCGTTGTTTATTCCTGTGAACTTCATTGACAATAACACCGCCAATCACCCCTCCGACAATTGCGGCGCCCAAATCGCTCGCATTGGCAGGGCTGGTGAATGACGTTGCCAGAAAAGCGGCCGTCAATGCCGACTTAAGCGGCTTGGAAAGCATGATACTCGCCCCCTATGGATACTAACAATGGAATCAGGATACCCCACTGTCAGGGCTGCCACCTAGGGATTTTACGACCTATTTACCGGCGGGCCTCCAAGGCGGGACGGAAAAGGACGGCAGGAACCATGGTTGAATGGATCGCATCGGACGGTCTTGTTGAATATGATCAAGCGGTTGCCTTCATGGAGGAGCGCGCGGCCTTGATCGCTGCGGGCACCGCGGAAGAATGCATCTGGCTGGTCGAACATCCGCCGCTTTACACTGCCGGCACCTCAGCCAAGCGCGAGGATCTGACCGATCCGGACCGTTTCCCGGTCTATGACAGCAAACGCGGCGGCCAGTACACCTATCACGGGCCGGGCCAGCGGGTGGTCTATGTGATGCTGAATGTGGGCGCGCGCGGCCATGACGTGCGCCGGTTCGTGCAGCAGCTGGAAAGCTGGGTGATCGCCGCATTGGATGAGTTCAACATCAAGGGCCATATCCGCGACGGCCGGGTCGGCGTCTGGGTCGAACGCCCGGACAAGCCGCAAACCGCGGCGGGCGGCATGGCAGAGGACAAGATCGCCGCCATCGGCATCCGCCTGCGTAAATGGGTCAGCTTCCACGGCATCTCGATCAACGTCGAGCCGGAGCTGGAGCATTTCACCGGCATCGTGCCCTGCGGCATCACCGAATACGGGGTAACCAGCCTGGTGGACCTGGGATTGCCGGTCACCATGGCGGATGTGGACGTTGCCCTGAAGCGCAGCTTTGAACATGTGTTTGGCGGCTAACCCTTGCCCTGCGCCGCCGAAACGCAGTCCTGCAGCGCTGTCAGCACCAGTTCCGGAAGGATGTAAAACAGCAGCGCTCCCGCCTCCTGGCTGACACAGAGCTGAGCGTTTTGCTGACCGCCGAAAGTATCGC
It includes:
- a CDS encoding caspase family protein, with product MRFKLLSKFIICSSLALTPAARVSADAGDFAAGAILGGIIGGALSKNQRRSGGKAPRRSRLPSTQEGRQIQESLNYFGFPAGAVDGQLGRKTREAVSTYQAYLGYPVSGQLNDFEKDLLISSFQRAQTSGYLASQQAMAHPDGPRGLLKIYLAERMAPQPQPQQPYGLPQAAMAGNSTGTYGVPQQYGQSAQQQYGQQQMGFAATAQTYGIPQQPQFQGQQGQFVPRSQVQGQFVPPGQQQGQFVQQGQVMAAAQGQALIQNGAVIQGSGTAATPVLLPQNDSAAPLISRRALVIGVDGYQNLAALQKARNDALAVSNTLGALGFEVTTLYDAGRRDINSAVSAFANQIKPGDEVLFYFAGHGVEVDGRNYLLPSDVPMVNFGDESFLTGESIAADRVLGTFQRKGARSTIMILDACRNNPFPKDGQRSVGGTRGLVRMEPPEGAFILYSAGAGQTALDRLSDNDANPNSVFTRALLSRLNQPGMTLHQLAKQVRRDVQDLAATVNHNQFPAYYDQMSGEMVLRRQLAAQDN
- a CDS encoding peptidoglycan-binding domain-containing protein, with the translated sequence MLSKPLKSALTAAFLATSFTSPANASDLGAAIVGGVIGGVIVNEVHRNKQRQRRATTYRRAPASSATRAQNRETQVALNYFGFHSGTPDGVLGRRSRAAVSQYQVHMGYPATGYLAPYERNFLVSSYSRAQIGGPQVIKAMQGPNGVRGLLHSWRDEAAGVRTAGSGYGGYGGLPSEVSHAVDEIAASSEPTGEQLLQRTGFMQLADLNGDGRNDYVLDTSVSGSSFWCGASNCSVMVFASTPQGYQRNDFLARGVTPASFACHQGTCRMADTGETAPVQAAQQNRSTVTAFAGQESASLGGITLFDQPAQSASLTSYCSKVSLLTSSNGGFMTAASMTDPELALGEQFCLARTYAINAGETRAGKVQGVSQAQIDSQCDAFGPAVQPFLAKLGTAGSGEVMGDVQKFVLQSGMSLEQLANTAGICLFSGYRRDDMDVALGAALILTGTGQRPYAELIGHHLALGFGAPVTAERAQDWYGMAVISLEGGAAPVFAPGQPERAELIKTASAKLAGGRVQPVQASGSTALPSFSTD
- the lipB gene encoding lipoyl(octanoyl) transferase LipB — its product is MVEWIASDGLVEYDQAVAFMEERAALIAAGTAEECIWLVEHPPLYTAGTSAKREDLTDPDRFPVYDSKRGGQYTYHGPGQRVVYVMLNVGARGHDVRRFVQQLESWVIAALDEFNIKGHIRDGRVGVWVERPDKPQTAAGGMAEDKIAAIGIRLRKWVSFHGISINVEPELEHFTGIVPCGITEYGVTSLVDLGLPVTMADVDVALKRSFEHVFGG